The segment GAGGGCATGCAAGCCTTTGTGGACAAGCGTCCCGCAGTTTTCCAAGACCAATAAGCCAGAACAACAGGGAGACAAATCGTATGAGCAAAGCTTGTATTGTGGTTACAGGTGCCAGCAAGGGCATTGGCGCTGCCATTGCGCTGACGCTGGCCGAGCAGGGCTACCACGTGGCATGCCTTTCACGCTCTGGAGCGGCGCCCTCGCTCGAAGGTACCAGTGCCGAAGTGAGTGCGCGATTGATCGCCGGACGCGCTGATGTGTCGAAGCCGGAAACGATGGCGCAGGCTTTGAAGCAACTCAAGGATGCTGACTGGCAGATCAAGGGCTTGGTCAACAACGCTGGCCTGCATGTGGATTCACCATCCGCCACATTGCCGCTGGATCAGTGGCAACTGATGATGGACATGAATGCCACCTCGGTGCTCACCGCTTGCCAAGCTGCCTACCCCTACCTTTTGGAAAACCAAGGTGGGATGATTGTCAACATCGGCTCCTTCTTTGAAAAGCTGGGCGTCAAACGCAATGTGGCGTATTGCGCCAGCAAGGCGGCGGTAGGTGCAATTACCCGTTGTTTGGCTGCCGAGTGGGGCGGCAAGGGCATTCGCGTCATGAACGTGGCCCCCGGTTACATCGAGACCGATTTGAATGCGGACGCTATGGGCGAAGACAGCCCGCTGCGCCAATACCTAGCCAAGCGCATTCCCGGCGGTGTGCCCGGTAAGTCCAAGGATGTGGGGGCACTGGTGGCCAGCATGTTTGGCCCTGCAGGTGCTTTCCTCAGTGGCGAGACCATCTATATCGATGGTGGTCAAAGCATTGCGCACTAAGGAGCTGCTGCCATGAATATCTTGCAAAGCATGGATGAGCGCATCGCGCTCAACGACGAAGAACGCATGCTGCTCGACAGCGTCAAAGCCCTGTGCCAGGACCAGATTGCACCCAAAGCTGAGCACTACGACCGCACGGCTGAGTTCCCATGGGAGAACGTCAAGGCCATCAATCAGCTGGGTTTGAACGCCATGTTCATCCCTGAGGAATATGGCGGCGCGCAAATGTCGTACACGGCTTATCTGGCCTGCGCTCGCGAGATCAGCAAGGCCTGTGCTGCCACTGGCATCATCTGGGCCACCAACTACCACGGCATGAAGCCGCTGATCGACTGGGGAAACGAAGAGCAAAAGCAGCGCCTGCTGCCGCGCATTGCTGAAGGCGGTCTGGGTGCGCTGGCGATCACCGAGCCCGGCGCCGGCTCGGACGCCACCGGTATGCGCACCACTTTCCGTGAAGAAGGTGATGAGATCGTCATCAACGGTGGCAAGACCTTTATCACCAATGGCGATGTAGCCGATCTGTACCTGCTGTTTGGCAAATGGGAAGGTATTGCCAACGCCAAAGAGGCGATCTCGGTATTGATCCTAGAAAAGGGCACACCCGGTCTGTCCGTGGTGCGCCTCGAAGACAAGATGGGGCACCGGGCTTCCAGCACTGCCACACTGGCGTTTGATAACTGCCGCGTGCCACGTGCCAACCTGCTGGGCAGCCCCGGCGATGGCCTGAAGATTTTGTTTGCATCGTTGAATAAATCCCGCCCCAGCGTGGCAGCCCACGCCTCGGGTATCGCCCGCGCTGCATTTGAAGATGCCACGGCTTATATCAACGAACGCCGCCAATCTGGAAAGCGCATTCTGGAGTTCCAGGGCATCCAGT is part of the Comamonas sp. Y33R10-2 genome and harbors:
- a CDS encoding SDR family NAD(P)-dependent oxidoreductase, which encodes MSKACIVVTGASKGIGAAIALTLAEQGYHVACLSRSGAAPSLEGTSAEVSARLIAGRADVSKPETMAQALKQLKDADWQIKGLVNNAGLHVDSPSATLPLDQWQLMMDMNATSVLTACQAAYPYLLENQGGMIVNIGSFFEKLGVKRNVAYCASKAAVGAITRCLAAEWGGKGIRVMNVAPGYIETDLNADAMGEDSPLRQYLAKRIPGGVPGKSKDVGALVASMFGPAGAFLSGETIYIDGGQSIAH
- a CDS encoding acyl-CoA dehydrogenase family protein codes for the protein MNILQSMDERIALNDEERMLLDSVKALCQDQIAPKAEHYDRTAEFPWENVKAINQLGLNAMFIPEEYGGAQMSYTAYLACAREISKACAATGIIWATNYHGMKPLIDWGNEEQKQRLLPRIAEGGLGALAITEPGAGSDATGMRTTFREEGDEIVINGGKTFITNGDVADLYLLFGKWEGIANAKEAISVLILEKGTPGLSVVRLEDKMGHRASSTATLAFDNCRVPRANLLGSPGDGLKILFASLNKSRPSVAAHASGIARAAFEDATAYINERRQSGKRILEFQGIQFMLADLASEMSLVESYLWQLAARIDNGAKDFGIDASLLKMRATDLAMRVTTDGVQLLGGYGYCKDFRMERLMRDAKITQIWEGTNQVHRQLIGRSFLQR